In uncultured Methanobrevibacter sp., the following proteins share a genomic window:
- a CDS encoding DegT/DnrJ/EryC1/StrS family aminotransferase: MFKFKTPSNKTLETMSEIAKGNLNDDFETKAINKIQNLTDHENVKITSSGNNSIFIALSAVEGDIIVPDQGGWHGFKQIAKFLGKNIKTLKTDLGIINPKYLDEMDIEKDSALIYTSFAGYCAEQDTKSISKYCSANDILSIEDASAGIGDRKNNLGNGKYSDIIIASTGSPKMINVGSGGFISTDNTEIFERTKLPQKLSKTSQIVCGGICCELENVDEKLEVTFNATKHLKNNIPNTTHPNKRGVNVIIHHDNAKEISWNLRKSLPIDKSGFITTCPNYNRIKQKAIAVEIKNLAYDCLEKEYLDKIIEEINNQL, encoded by the coding sequence ATGTTTAAGTTTAAAACCCCCTCTAATAAAACGTTAGAAACAATGTCTGAAATTGCAAAAGGAAATCTTAATGATGACTTTGAAACAAAAGCGATAAACAAGATTCAGAATTTGACAGACCATGAGAATGTTAAAATCACATCAAGCGGAAACAACAGCATTTTCATTGCACTTTCAGCAGTTGAGGGAGATATTATTGTGCCAGACCAAGGAGGATGGCACGGTTTTAAGCAGATTGCAAAATTCTTAGGAAAAAACATCAAAACGCTGAAAACAGATTTGGGAATTATAAATCCAAAATATTTAGATGAAATGGACATTGAAAAGGATTCTGCATTAATATACACAAGTTTTGCAGGTTACTGCGCTGAACAAGACACCAAAAGCATTTCAAAATATTGCAGTGCCAATGACATTTTAAGTATTGAGGATGCATCGGCAGGAATAGGGGACAGAAAGAATAATCTTGGAAATGGAAAGTATTCAGACATAATCATCGCATCAACAGGTTCTCCAAAAATGATTAATGTGGGAAGCGGAGGATTCATAAGTACAGACAATACAGAAATCTTTGAAAGAACAAAACTTCCTCAAAAATTAAGCAAAACATCACAAATTGTATGTGGAGGTATATGTTGCGAACTTGAAAATGTTGATGAAAAACTTGAAGTTACATTTAATGCAACAAAGCATCTAAAAAACAACATACCTAACACAACCCATCCAAATAAAAGAGGCGTTAATGTAATTATACATCATGATAATGCAAAAGAAATAAGTTGGAATTTAAGAAAGTCACTGCCTATTGACAAAAGCGGATTTATTACCACTTGCCCAAACTACAACAGAATAAAACAGAAGGCAATTGCAGTTGAAATTAAAAACCTGGCATATGACTGCCTTGAAAAAGAATATCTTGATAAAATAATTGAAGAAATTAATAATCAACTGTAA